GCGAGCATCGACCCGGACGTCGCCGCGGCGCGCGGAGTGCCCACGCGGGCCCTGGGGATCGGGTTCATGCTCGTGCTGGGCCTGGCCGTCGCGCTCGCGGTGCAGGTGGTGGGTGCGCTGCTGGTGCTCTCGCTGCTCATCACGCCCGCGGCCGCGGCCACGCGCGTGAGCGCGTCACCCGTGGTCGTGCCGGTGCTGTCCGTCGCGTTCGCGGTGACCAGCGCGGTGGGCGGGATCCTGCTGGCGCTCGGCGGCTCGGTGCCGATCAGCCCGTACGTCACCACGATCTCGTTCGTGATCTACCTGGTGTGCCGGCTCGTCGGGAACCTGCGCACGCGCCGTGGCTGGGCGCGCCGCGCGGCGGTGGGCGAGCACGAGGGTGCGCTCGTCCCCTGAGGTCAGCCCTGCGCCGCGGCGGCCTCGGCCGCGCACGACGCGCACGTCCCGAACAGCTCGAGCGTGTGCGAGACGTCGACGAAGCCGGTGTCGGCGGCCAGCGCGTCGACGAACTGCTCGACGTTGGGGCCCTGCACCTCGATCGTGCGCCCGCACGTGCGGCAGACCAGGTGGTGGTGGTGCGTGGCACGCGCGCACCGGCGGTACAGCGACTCACCGGACTCGGTGCGCAGCACGTCGAAGTCGCCTGAGCCGGACATCGCGCCGAGCGTGCGGTAGACGGTGGCGAGGCCGATGTCCTCGCCACGCTGCTGCAGCAGCACGTGGATCTGCTGCGCGCTGCGGAAGTCGTCCAGCTCGTCCATGAGCCGTCCGATCGCCACGCGCTGCCGCGTGGTGCGCTGGCCGTGGGCCATGTGTCCACCTCCGGGTGTGTCGGCCGATTCTACTCGATTCTCATGTGCAACAAGGGTCCGCTGGCCGTCGTAGCGCGCGGGTGCGACGGTGGGCGACGTGACGGCGATCGGTGCGATGTGGGCGTGGGACAACGCGGTGCCGACTGACCAGGACGCCCGGGGTCGGGGTTACGCGGCCTCTGCGCCGGACCTGCTCGCGGCGTTCTGCGCGACCCGCGGGCTCGACCGAGTGCACCTCGCGGCGCCGTGGGCGGCCGACGAGGGGCCGGTGGGCGAGTGGTTCACGCGTGCGGCGCGCGCGGTGGCCGGGACGGGCGCGGCGGTCAGCGCGCTCGGCGGCGACCCCGGCTGGCTGGACCGGCCGGCGCTCGCGGCGACGTGGGCGACCACCGCGCTCCGCGCGGGCGGTCCCGCGCTCGAGGGTGTGCAGCTCGACGTCGAGCCCTGGGCCCTGCCGGGCTGGGCGCAGGACCCGGCGGCGGGGGCGCGACGCCTCCTCGGAGTGCTCGACGAGG
The Cellulomonas gilvus ATCC 13127 DNA segment above includes these coding regions:
- a CDS encoding Fur family transcriptional regulator, which codes for MAHGQRTTRQRVAIGRLMDELDDFRSAQQIHVLLQQRGEDIGLATVYRTLGAMSGSGDFDVLRTESGESLYRRCARATHHHHLVCRTCGRTIEVQGPNVEQFVDALAADTGFVDVSHTLELFGTCASCAAEAAAAQG